The proteins below are encoded in one region of Fibrobacterota bacterium:
- a CDS encoding sigma 54-interacting transcriptional regulator, whose amino-acid sequence MSSFGIGAQLVWESGDHPPIALNKVITTLGRNEANDVQLDDPKVSSFHGNILNREDGYHLLDLKSRNGTVVNGKAVSAWALKDGDVLAFGDIQLRFLANNPFPKGPLPLDRLNRKIHTMAIQSPALRREAEEILLEVERHQDFLRSLVETVSELAESRALSQFAVKLAETLTRKLECRTVFISAEKPKDLPSPPPLELAAWEAMNSATPDSGERVLKIESRGTEWRATLAFASAPGRGWIAFLADGLPAEPREESRDLLEMILLFASVLWRNLAEIEELHRQETGRLLDEKDKESRKAIDALERQNRELDGFLKQMRTQLVFAEGGPMEKIQALARKLATVDLPVLITGETGTGKTYIAQLIHHYSARAGKPFVVVDCATLPANLIESELFGHEKGAFTGAVARRIGKVEGAHGGTLFLDEIGDLPLELQGKLLRFAQEGRFERLGGSEAMQVDVRIVAATHYNLEERVKSQRFRQDLFYRLHVLPLAMPSLRERPDDVPVLARHFIQKHFGRADWSFSPDALEAMRAHSWPGNVRELENKLQRAWLFHVGDRVSAADLGLEAATGAPGPSGDAEAGLDGKTLEAFREEYESALLRRCLKAYKGNITRCAEHLQISRNTCKSMLRKYKLVGDQDVDASEGEEG is encoded by the coding sequence ATGTCCAGCTTCGGTATCGGGGCGCAATTGGTATGGGAATCCGGGGATCACCCGCCCATCGCCCTCAATAAGGTGATCACCACCTTAGGGCGCAACGAAGCCAACGATGTCCAACTGGACGATCCCAAGGTCTCATCCTTCCACGGCAATATCCTCAACCGCGAGGATGGCTACCATTTGCTGGATCTGAAGAGCCGCAACGGCACCGTAGTCAACGGCAAGGCGGTTTCGGCCTGGGCCTTGAAGGACGGGGACGTCCTGGCTTTCGGCGACATCCAACTGCGCTTCCTGGCGAACAATCCTTTCCCCAAAGGGCCGCTCCCGTTGGATCGCCTCAACCGGAAGATCCATACCATGGCCATCCAGAGCCCGGCGCTACGGCGGGAGGCCGAGGAAATCCTGCTCGAGGTGGAACGGCATCAGGATTTCCTCAGGAGCCTGGTGGAGACCGTATCGGAACTGGCCGAGTCGCGCGCGCTCTCCCAGTTCGCGGTCAAGCTGGCCGAGACCCTCACGCGGAAGTTGGAATGCCGGACGGTCTTCATCTCCGCGGAGAAGCCCAAGGATTTGCCCTCGCCTCCTCCCCTGGAACTCGCGGCCTGGGAGGCCATGAATTCCGCTACCCCCGACTCCGGGGAGCGCGTCCTTAAGATCGAGTCGCGCGGCACGGAATGGCGGGCCACGCTGGCCTTCGCGTCCGCCCCCGGTCGCGGGTGGATCGCCTTCCTGGCCGACGGCCTTCCCGCCGAACCGCGGGAAGAATCCCGCGACCTGCTGGAAATGATCCTGCTGTTCGCCTCGGTGCTTTGGCGCAACCTCGCCGAGATCGAGGAACTGCACCGACAGGAGACCGGCCGCCTTCTGGACGAGAAGGACAAGGAGAGCCGCAAGGCCATCGACGCGTTGGAGCGCCAGAACCGGGAGCTGGACGGCTTCCTGAAGCAGATGCGCACGCAATTGGTTTTCGCCGAGGGCGGGCCGATGGAGAAGATCCAGGCATTGGCCCGCAAGCTCGCCACGGTCGATCTGCCCGTGCTCATCACGGGCGAAACCGGCACGGGCAAGACCTATATCGCCCAACTCATCCACCATTATAGCGCGCGCGCCGGAAAACCATTCGTGGTCGTCGACTGCGCCACCTTGCCTGCCAACCTCATCGAGAGCGAGCTCTTCGGGCACGAGAAAGGCGCCTTCACCGGCGCGGTCGCGCGGCGCATCGGCAAGGTCGAAGGCGCCCATGGCGGCACCCTTTTCCTCGACGAGATCGGCGATCTGCCCCTGGAATTGCAGGGGAAATTGCTGCGCTTCGCGCAAGAAGGCCGCTTCGAGAGGCTGGGCGGGAGCGAGGCCATGCAAGTGGACGTGCGTATCGTAGCCGCGACCCATTACAATCTGGAAGAACGCGTAAAGTCCCAACGCTTCCGGCAGGACCTCTTCTACCGCCTGCATGTGCTGCCCCTGGCAATGCCTTCCCTGCGCGAGCGCCCCGACGACGTTCCCGTCCTGGCGCGGCACTTCATACAAAAGCATTTCGGCCGCGCCGATTGGTCCTTTTCGCCCGATGCCTTGGAGGCGATGCGCGCCCACTCTTGGCCGGGTAATGTCCGCGAACTGGAGAATAAGTTGCAGCGCGCCTGGCTGTTCCACGTAGGCGATCGCGTTTCCGCCGCCGACTTAGGGCTGGAAGCGGCGACCGGCGCTCCAGGGCCATCCGGGGATGCCGAAGCCGGCTTGGACGGCAAAACCCTGGAAGCCTTCCGGGAAGAGTACGAATCGGCCCTGCTGCGCCGCTGCCTCAAGGCTTACAAAGGCAACATCACCCGTTGCGCCGAGCACTTGCAGATCTCCCGCAACACCTGCAAGAGCATGCTTCGCAAATACAAGCTGGTCGGGGATCAGGACGTGGACGCCTCCGAAGGGGAAGAAGGGTGA
- a CDS encoding protein kinase, whose translation MDPSERSETIQAGQSLGKFYLVRLIGDGGTSRIFKALQQPINRIVALKIPSFSQPGNILSPDEFLSEATLMARLDHPKVVRIYDFGVHEDTAFICMEYVEGWNLAEWIEARGAMSPAAALAVGLQTFDALMHAHGHDVLHLDLSPANVLIGRQGTVKLSDFGMAGKRLRSSEGRIVGTPAFLSPEHVAGMPGTRLSDLFSFGSLLYYAALGEPLFDPGPGNTRVTQAIREIETARSRPPEDRLRRLPAPVAGIVRAALNGAGSSEVSAALKAAYRDVCGEADPEATLRHELGLDGAHPGAPSETPLPEGEAFRDLYMRMRAEGRHREAVGLLERALRRQPESPMLRELLALPPLRQKSGAATMAVGAEPAPAGDRQAGPASRPAKRLAWIAIGSLAVTFAVLAWARAGRGNAGAPSDLAKAAALAGPQRPNLPPQPSGPVSGSDARPAAVPASPSEPAEKIGVPPALHADINAAGMRASARAVNAAPRRPRPPAVAISGPAGTRVSVDDSAEWVSPGPKGGWAVAPGLVNITLKPPGSGRAITSSLFVSEDTLYVLSLDTDGGFSVSRRRR comes from the coding sequence ATGGACCCGTCGGAAAGATCAGAAACGATTCAGGCCGGTCAATCGCTTGGCAAGTTCTACCTCGTGCGCTTGATCGGCGACGGCGGGACCTCCCGCATCTTCAAGGCTTTGCAACAGCCTATCAATCGCATCGTGGCCCTGAAAATCCCCTCTTTCTCCCAGCCCGGCAACATCCTTTCCCCGGACGAATTCCTTTCCGAAGCCACCTTGATGGCGCGGCTCGATCACCCCAAGGTGGTCCGCATCTACGACTTCGGCGTCCATGAGGATACCGCCTTCATCTGCATGGAGTACGTGGAGGGCTGGAACCTGGCCGAATGGATCGAGGCGCGCGGAGCGATGTCCCCGGCCGCCGCGCTGGCCGTGGGCCTGCAAACCTTCGACGCCTTGATGCATGCCCACGGCCACGACGTGTTGCATCTTGATCTTTCGCCGGCGAACGTGTTGATCGGCCGCCAAGGAACGGTCAAGCTCTCCGATTTCGGGATGGCCGGCAAACGATTGCGGTCATCCGAAGGCCGCATCGTCGGGACGCCCGCATTCCTTTCCCCCGAACACGTGGCGGGCATGCCGGGGACGCGCCTTTCCGATCTATTCTCCTTCGGTTCCCTCCTTTACTATGCCGCGCTGGGCGAACCGCTCTTCGATCCCGGACCCGGTAACACTCGTGTTACCCAAGCCATCCGCGAGATCGAAACGGCCCGCTCCCGCCCTCCGGAAGATCGCCTGCGGCGCCTGCCCGCGCCGGTGGCCGGAATCGTTCGGGCGGCGCTGAACGGGGCCGGATCGTCGGAAGTTTCGGCGGCATTGAAGGCGGCCTATCGCGACGTTTGCGGCGAAGCCGATCCGGAAGCGACCCTGCGCCACGAGCTCGGCCTGGATGGGGCCCATCCGGGGGCGCCGTCCGAGACCCCGTTGCCGGAAGGCGAAGCATTCCGCGATCTTTACATGCGCATGCGCGCGGAAGGGCGGCATCGGGAAGCGGTGGGCCTTTTGGAGCGCGCCTTGCGGCGGCAACCGGAGAGCCCCATGCTGCGGGAACTCCTGGCGCTTCCCCCGTTGCGCCAGAAGTCCGGGGCCGCCACCATGGCAGTCGGCGCTGAACCCGCCCCGGCCGGCGATCGACAGGCGGGCCCGGCTTCCCGGCCTGCCAAACGCCTAGCATGGATCGCCATCGGTAGCCTGGCGGTTACCTTCGCCGTGTTGGCTTGGGCCCGGGCCGGCCGCGGGAACGCGGGTGCCCCTTCCGACCTGGCGAAGGCGGCGGCTCTCGCGGGGCCGCAACGGCCGAACCTTCCCCCTCAGCCTTCCGGACCGGTATCGGGCAGCGACGCGCGGCCTGCCGCCGTCCCTGCCTCGCCCAGCGAACCCGCGGAAAAGATCGGCGTCCCTCCCGCCCTTCACGCGGACATCAACGCCGCGGGGATGCGCGCATCCGCCCGAGCGGTAAACGCCGCCCCGCGGCGACCCCGCCCTCCCGCGGTGGCCATCTCCGGACCCGCAGGAACGCGCGTCTCCGTGGACGACAGCGCGGAATGGGTCTCCCCTGGGCCGAAAGGCGGCTGGGCGGTGGCGCCGGGTCTGGTCAACATCACCCTTAAACCGCCGGGTTCGGGTCGAGCCATTACCAGCAGCCTCTTCGTATCGGAAGATACGTTGTATGTTTTGAGCTTGGACACCGATGGCGGATTCTCCGTTTCGCGCAGGCGGCGCTGA
- the lipA gene encoding lipoyl synthase, producing the protein MAPDPSAAPVLPVRRALPGKPAWLKARIPGGEAYSKVRATVEEHGLNTVCQSASCPNLGECWSKGTATFMILGNTCTRGCRFCDVPKGRPGEYDREEPARVAESVRLMKLKYAVITSVSRDDLPDQGADVWAETIRAARAAAPECRIEVLIPDMQADVGLIDRILDASPDILNHNFETVPRLQKAVRGRGNVRDSSVVLAHAKRRGFRTKTSLMLGLGESGEELKEMIAYVASLKVDILTMGQYLQPTRDHLPVERYVPPAEFETLRVHALENGIRICVSGPMVRSSYNADQQSAPLFSAHP; encoded by the coding sequence ATGGCTCCCGACCCTTCCGCCGCACCTGTCCTTCCCGTACGCCGAGCGCTTCCGGGCAAACCAGCTTGGCTCAAAGCCCGTATCCCCGGTGGCGAAGCCTACTCCAAGGTGCGCGCGACCGTGGAAGAGCATGGCCTGAATACCGTGTGCCAAAGCGCGAGTTGCCCCAACTTGGGGGAGTGCTGGTCGAAGGGCACCGCCACCTTCATGATCCTCGGGAATACCTGTACGCGCGGTTGCCGCTTTTGCGATGTCCCCAAAGGACGGCCCGGGGAATATGACCGTGAAGAGCCTGCGCGCGTAGCCGAGTCGGTACGGCTCATGAAACTCAAGTATGCCGTCATCACCTCCGTGTCGCGCGATGATCTTCCCGATCAAGGCGCGGACGTCTGGGCGGAGACCATTCGCGCGGCGCGCGCCGCCGCTCCCGAGTGCCGCATCGAGGTCCTCATCCCCGACATGCAAGCCGACGTCGGCTTGATCGATCGCATCCTCGACGCGTCCCCGGACATCCTCAACCACAATTTCGAAACCGTACCGCGGCTGCAGAAGGCAGTACGGGGCCGCGGCAATGTCCGGGACAGCAGCGTCGTCCTGGCCCATGCCAAGCGGCGCGGTTTCCGCACCAAAACCAGCCTGATGCTGGGTTTGGGAGAAAGCGGGGAGGAGCTGAAGGAGATGATCGCCTATGTCGCCTCGCTCAAGGTCGACATCCTCACCATGGGGCAGTACCTCCAACCCACCCGCGACCATCTCCCCGTTGAGCGCTATGTACCCCCGGCGGAGTTCGAGACGCTGCGCGTCCATGCCCTGGAAAACGGCATCCGTATTTGCGTCTCCGGGCCGATGGTGCGTTCCAGCTACAACGCGGATCAGCAGTCCGCGCCCCTGTTTTCGGCCCATCCCTGA
- a CDS encoding Hsp20/alpha crystallin family protein produces the protein MNNSLVYNPAKWLDQFFNDFDSNGSAKQGFAPAVDVVEDKEEFLLRAELPGVPKENIKVEVKENRLTVSGNKESFHKDTKGEYRYVESSYGAFSRTFELPRNVQGGEIKAEYAHGVLTLRIPKAKEALSRTIEIR, from the coding sequence ATGAACAACTCTCTCGTTTACAACCCCGCCAAATGGCTCGACCAATTTTTCAACGACTTCGATTCGAACGGGTCGGCTAAGCAAGGTTTCGCTCCCGCCGTGGACGTCGTAGAGGACAAGGAAGAGTTCCTGCTGCGGGCCGAGTTGCCGGGCGTTCCCAAGGAGAACATCAAGGTCGAAGTGAAGGAGAACCGTTTGACCGTAAGCGGAAACAAGGAAAGCTTCCATAAGGATACCAAGGGCGAATACCGCTACGTGGAATCCAGCTATGGCGCCTTCTCCCGCACCTTCGAGCTTCCGCGCAACGTCCAAGGCGGCGAAATCAAAGCCGAGTACGCGCACGGAGTCCTGACCCTCAGGATCCCGAAGGCGAAGGAAGCCCTGTCCCGCACCATCGAGATCCGGTAA
- the cysC gene encoding adenylyl-sulfate kinase — protein sequence MDGKPNENVVRHRVTVDRAARIRISGNRSAVLWFTGLSGSGKSTIANALEARLNAMGRLSYLLDGDNVRLGLNSDLGFSEADRKENNRRVSHVAQLLWDANVLTLVSFISPFRYERESARNLIGPDFIEVFVDAPIAECEKRDPKGLYVKARKGEIAQFTGISSPYEPPEHPEFTVHTDRETVEQAVDRILVLLKDRGYL from the coding sequence ATGGACGGTAAGCCTAACGAAAACGTCGTGCGCCACCGCGTGACCGTGGATCGCGCCGCGCGCATCCGCATCAGCGGGAACCGGAGCGCGGTGCTTTGGTTTACGGGCCTTTCCGGAAGCGGAAAGTCCACCATCGCGAACGCCTTGGAGGCGCGCCTCAACGCGATGGGTCGCCTCTCGTACCTTCTCGACGGGGACAACGTGAGGCTGGGACTGAACTCCGATCTCGGATTCAGCGAGGCGGATCGGAAAGAGAACAACCGGCGCGTGTCCCACGTGGCCCAATTGCTATGGGACGCCAATGTCTTGACCTTGGTCTCCTTCATTTCCCCGTTCCGCTACGAACGGGAATCGGCGCGCAACCTTATCGGCCCGGACTTCATCGAGGTTTTCGTGGACGCGCCCATCGCCGAATGCGAGAAGCGTGATCCGAAAGGATTGTACGTGAAGGCCCGCAAAGGGGAGATCGCGCAATTCACCGGCATCTCCTCTCCCTACGAGCCCCCCGAACACCCCGAGTTCACCGTGCATACCGATCGCGAGACGGTGGAGCAGGCGGTGGATAGGATCTTGGTTCTGCTCAAGGACCGCGGCTACCTCTAA
- a CDS encoding 50S ribosome-binding GTPase, protein MEQTRIAIPTYSADTAGKVEGRIRMNIVIVGHVDHGKSTVVGRLLADTGSLPDGKLESVRAFCERNSRPFEYAFLLDALKDEQAQGITIDTARTFFKSGKRDYIIIDAPGHIEFLKNMVTGAARAEAAVLVIDAKEGIRENSKRHGYLLSMLGIKQIAVVVNKMDLVGYSREAFEDIRDEFIAFLARIGATPKFFIPISAFNGENLTKASDKMAWYKGPNVLAAMDAFEKEPPKANQPFRMPVQDVYKFTSLGDDRRIVTGRVESGSVKVGDEVVFLPSGKKSRVASIEAFHAAKRNEIGVGYSTGLTLAQQIYIGRGELAVIASEAPAEVARRLRINLFWMGKKPFAAGKTYFLKLGTAKIPCRLERINYLIDASETAGAETKSAVERHDVADCVIELSKPLAFDPIARLEATGRFVIVDQYEIAGGGIIREALPDEVQVQGPAVTALVRSSLPADSRAQLLGQKPALLVVVGGPGRDPHGPAKAIEAKLAALGRHAFYLGLAEPGKTEDAHGAPVPGDTDAAARAGGSPLTAEASWDAQSPSAKLGEAAALLLDAGLIVVAAVRGLDTDGIGSLEAQVKPHAALALEAAADAEAGALAGLVDAALARLRSAGAIR, encoded by the coding sequence ATGGAACAGACCCGCATCGCCATCCCCACCTATTCCGCCGACACGGCCGGCAAGGTCGAGGGCCGCATCCGCATGAACATCGTCATCGTGGGCCATGTGGACCATGGCAAGAGCACCGTGGTGGGCCGGCTCCTGGCCGATACGGGATCGCTGCCCGACGGAAAATTGGAGTCGGTGCGCGCATTCTGCGAACGCAATTCGCGCCCGTTCGAATACGCTTTCCTGCTGGACGCCCTCAAGGACGAACAAGCCCAGGGCATCACCATCGATACCGCGCGCACCTTCTTCAAGTCCGGGAAGCGCGACTACATCATCATCGATGCTCCGGGGCACATCGAATTCCTGAAGAACATGGTGACCGGGGCGGCCCGCGCCGAAGCGGCGGTACTGGTCATCGATGCCAAGGAAGGCATCCGGGAGAACAGCAAGCGCCACGGCTACCTCCTTTCCATGCTGGGCATCAAGCAGATCGCGGTGGTGGTTAACAAGATGGATCTCGTGGGCTATTCGCGGGAGGCCTTCGAGGACATCCGCGACGAGTTCATCGCCTTCTTGGCCCGCATCGGGGCCACGCCGAAATTCTTCATCCCCATCTCGGCCTTCAACGGCGAGAACCTCACGAAGGCTTCGGATAAGATGGCCTGGTACAAGGGCCCGAACGTGCTGGCCGCCATGGACGCCTTCGAGAAGGAACCTCCCAAGGCCAACCAGCCCTTCCGCATGCCCGTCCAGGACGTGTATAAGTTCACTTCCCTGGGCGACGATCGCCGCATCGTGACGGGCCGGGTGGAATCGGGGTCGGTCAAGGTCGGGGACGAAGTCGTTTTCCTGCCTTCCGGCAAGAAGAGCCGCGTCGCCTCCATCGAGGCCTTTCACGCCGCCAAGCGGAACGAGATCGGCGTCGGCTATTCGACCGGGCTCACCCTCGCGCAGCAGATCTACATCGGACGCGGCGAACTCGCGGTGATCGCCTCGGAGGCCCCGGCCGAAGTCGCGCGCCGCTTGCGCATCAACCTGTTCTGGATGGGGAAAAAACCTTTCGCGGCCGGCAAGACCTATTTCCTTAAGCTCGGTACCGCCAAGATCCCCTGCCGGCTGGAACGGATCAATTACCTCATCGACGCTTCGGAAACCGCCGGAGCGGAAACGAAGTCCGCCGTCGAACGCCATGACGTGGCCGATTGCGTCATCGAACTTTCCAAGCCGCTTGCCTTCGATCCCATCGCCCGCCTGGAGGCCACCGGCCGTTTCGTGATCGTGGATCAGTACGAAATCGCGGGCGGAGGCATCATCCGCGAGGCCCTACCCGATGAGGTCCAGGTGCAGGGACCCGCGGTGACCGCCTTGGTCCGGTCTTCTTTGCCCGCCGATTCCCGGGCCCAACTGCTGGGCCAGAAACCGGCCTTGTTGGTGGTCGTGGGGGGGCCCGGTCGCGACCCGCACGGTCCTGCCAAGGCCATCGAGGCGAAACTCGCCGCCCTCGGCCGTCATGCCTTCTATCTGGGGCTGGCCGAACCCGGAAAGACGGAAGATGCCCATGGGGCCCCCGTCCCGGGGGATACGGATGCCGCCGCGCGTGCGGGCGGATCGCCGCTCACCGCCGAAGCGAGCTGGGACGCGCAATCCCCTTCCGCCAAACTGGGGGAGGCCGCCGCTTTGCTGCTCGACGCCGGCTTGATCGTCGTGGCCGCGGTCCGGGGCTTGGATACCGACGGCATCGGATCCTTGGAAGCCCAGGTCAAGCCGCATGCCGCGCTCGCCTTGGAAGCCGCCGCGGATGCCGAAGCCGGGGCTTTGGCCGGGCTGGTCGACGCGGCCTTGGCGCGCTTGCGCTCCGCGGGCGCGATCCGGTAA
- a CDS encoding sulfate adenylyltransferase subunit 2: MQQDHLDQLENQSVYILREAYANFKSLAMLWSIGKDSTVLLWLARKAFFGHVPITLVHIDTSYKIPAMITYRDKLAMDWNLTMVYGQNKEALARGETFPNGKITRLQCCKALKTDALRNTLSGEWPRYRLNLQTGKYELDKNKEPYTGVIVGARADEEGSRSKERYFSPRDKNNEWDVGDQPPELWNQFKTDFAPGTHLRIHPLLDWTELNIWEYIERENIPIIDLYFDQGNGKRYRSLGCYPCTTPVESTAKNVSEIVAELKTGKFVNIAERSGRAQDKEDGGGLETLRRDGYM; encoded by the coding sequence ATGCAGCAAGATCATTTGGACCAACTCGAAAACCAAAGCGTGTACATCCTGCGCGAGGCCTACGCCAATTTCAAGAGCCTTGCCATGCTCTGGTCCATCGGCAAGGACAGCACCGTCTTGCTCTGGTTGGCGCGCAAGGCCTTCTTCGGCCATGTACCGATCACCCTGGTGCATATCGATACCTCGTACAAGATCCCGGCCATGATCACCTACCGCGACAAGCTGGCCATGGATTGGAATTTGACCATGGTTTATGGCCAAAATAAGGAAGCCCTGGCCAGGGGCGAAACCTTCCCCAACGGGAAAATCACGCGCCTGCAATGCTGCAAGGCCCTGAAGACCGACGCGCTGCGGAATACGCTTTCGGGCGAATGGCCTCGCTACCGGCTCAACCTCCAGACCGGGAAGTATGAACTGGACAAGAACAAGGAGCCCTATACGGGCGTGATCGTCGGCGCCCGGGCGGATGAAGAAGGCTCGCGTTCGAAGGAACGCTATTTCTCGCCCCGCGATAAGAACAACGAATGGGACGTGGGCGATCAGCCGCCCGAATTGTGGAACCAGTTCAAGACCGATTTCGCGCCCGGCACCCATCTGCGCATCCATCCCTTGCTGGATTGGACCGAGCTCAACATCTGGGAATACATCGAACGCGAGAACATCCCGATCATCGATCTCTACTTCGATCAGGGCAACGGCAAGCGCTACCGGTCGCTGGGATGCTACCCTTGCACCACCCCGGTGGAATCGACCGCGAAGAACGTCTCCGAGATCGTGGCCGAGCTCAAGACCGGGAAGTTCGTGAACATCGCGGAACGCTCCGGCCGGGCCCAGGATAAGGAAGACGGCGGCGGGCTGGAGACGCTCCGCCGCGACGGATACATGTAA
- the flgB gene encoding flagellar basal body rod protein FlgB, with amino-acid sequence MDIRNFLFGGDTRQMAYKALDASTLRAKAISENLANVQTPGYKRKEVDFEEQLQKALKAKLAAAQDQPGHLPAGKGIDLAQIRPVVYEPQDQSLPGEVNNVDVDMEGAKLAENQIYYSFLIKWVGFDKYMGAISGRST; translated from the coding sequence GTGGACATTCGCAACTTCCTCTTCGGCGGGGACACCCGCCAAATGGCCTATAAGGCGCTCGACGCGAGCACCCTGCGGGCCAAAGCCATCTCCGAAAACCTGGCCAACGTCCAAACGCCCGGCTACAAGCGCAAGGAAGTGGATTTCGAGGAGCAATTGCAGAAGGCGCTCAAGGCAAAGCTCGCCGCCGCCCAAGATCAGCCCGGGCATTTGCCCGCCGGCAAAGGGATCGACCTCGCCCAGATCCGACCCGTCGTCTACGAGCCCCAGGATCAATCCCTACCCGGGGAAGTGAACAACGTGGACGTGGATATGGAGGGCGCCAAGCTGGCGGAAAACCAGATCTACTACTCGTTCTTGATCAAATGGGTGGGATTCGACAAGTACATGGGCGCCATCTCCGGCCGCAGCACCTGA